From Aspergillus fumigatus Af293 chromosome 3, whole genome shotgun sequence, a single genomic window includes:
- a CDS encoding camp independent regulatory protein encodes METYHGHVRTPADAIILFEACRIGLLPRVQRRLSEKERQSIQSGSVFVWDEREAGMRRWTDGKSWSASRVSGSFLTYREMEGKRGGTVTQPLRAGKTPDSRGSDDDRGDGADDGPDGYRYKPDGLMKQSFSITTSTGQHLHLISYYSRSHPAAATLQQPSTDPALRHVRPQKGLYPESTVNDQQNLPVVTRGPMAGATYSVPHPMSAYVRAGATHPQSYTPPYAWPPTPLGTPPTITLPYGASYLSAVPTPNGPAIAYGQPPPHHHPALPPPPPPQHGLHLQYDRSVHPGHPAESSLPPAIPPPMAQHTPLPALTGRSPRLAPDARDNYQRSPRDYPTPSVDPRIPSPRMQAPSTSHSNGVGQSGRSPRTISQAPPTSLPQVSPPSLNGTSKPADSNHNNSTATTSATTVPSIGALMNGASGPLSSISSAPSNKLNAPRLGGSPRAEGPKDIPSEKIGFGGEDMRALRQLDRVFTA; translated from the coding sequence ATGGAGACGTATCACGGTCACGTCCGCACTCCGGCGGACGCCATCATTCTCTTCGAAGCATGCCGCATCGGCCTTCTTCCCCGAGTTCAGAGACGACTTTCAGAGAAAGAGCGTCAATCTATCCAGTCCGGTTCGGTTTTCGTCTGGGACGAGCGTGAAGCGGGTATGCGACGATGGACAGACGGCAAATCATGGAGTGCCAGTCGAGTATCGGGCAGTTTTCTCACCTACCGCGAGATGGAGGGCAAGCGCGGGGGTACCGTCACACAACCACTCAGAGCTGGTAAAACGCCTGACAGCAGAGGGAGCGACGACGACCGCGGCGATGGGGCTGACGATGGGCCTGACGGGTATCGATATAAGCCCGACGGACTTATGAAGCAGTCCTTCAGCATCACCACATCGACCGGCCAGCATCTCCACCTCATCAGCTACTATTCGCGATCGCACCCGGCTGCCGCCACTCTCCAACAACCTTCCACCGACCCTGCGTTACGGCATGTACGTCCTCAAAAGGGTCTGTATCCTGAATCAACTGTCAACGACCAGCAGAATCTGCCGGTGGTCACTCGTGGCCCCATGGCGGGCGCCACTTATTCTGTCCCTCATCCGATGAGTGCATATGTGCGCGCTGGAGCTACACATCCTCAATCGTATACTCCGCCCTATGCGTGGCCGCCAACCCCCCTCGGGACTCCGCCCACCATCACTCTGCCATATGGCGCCTCCTACTTGTCCGCCGTACCTACACCTAATGGCCCAGCCATCGCGTACGGGCAACCGCCGCCACATCACCACCCGGctcttccaccaccgcctccgCCGCAACATGGACTGCATCTGCAATACGACCGGTCAGTACATCCGGGTCATCCAGCGGAAAGCTCATTACCACCCGCTATTCCACCACCAATGGCGCAACATACACCTCTTCCGGCACTCACAGGACGCTCTCCTCGCTTGGCTCCTGATGCGCGCGACAACTACCAACGAAGCCCGCGAGACTACCCAACACCCTCAGTAGATCCCCGAATCCCGTCGCCTCGCATGCAGGCTCCTTCTACCTCGCATAGCAACGGCGTGGGACAGTCTGGGCGCAGCCCGCGGACAATAAGCCAGGCACCGCCAACCTCATTACCGCAAGTCTCGCCCCCGTCACTGAACGGGACTTCCAAACCAGCCGACTCCAATCACAACAACAGCACAGCCACTACCTCTGCCACCACCGTTCCCAGCATCGGGGCGCTGATGAACGGCGCCTCGGGTCCCTTATCATCCATCTCATCCGCACCGTCAAACAAACTCAACGCTCCTCGCTTGGGCGGCAGTCCCCGCGCAGAAGGACCGAAAGATATCCCCAGCGAAAAAATTGGGTTTGGGGGCGAGGATATGCGGGCTTTGCGGCAGCTGGATCGGGTCTTTACCGCTTAG